Proteins encoded together in one Flavobacterium keumense window:
- a CDS encoding riboflavin synthase, with the protein MFTGIIETLGRVQEIQKDQDNVHITVASSITGELKIDQSIAHNGVCLTVVAIKDNTYTVTAIVETINKTNLSHWKVGDTVNLERAMKLGDRLDGHIVQGHVDQTGTCIAIEEAGGSWHYTFEYDSNLNNITIEKGSITVNGVSLTVVNSKQNQFSVAIIPYTYEHTNFNAFQIGTIVNLEFDVIGKYVSRLYGNR; encoded by the coding sequence ATGTTTACAGGGATTATAGAAACACTCGGAAGAGTTCAAGAAATACAAAAAGACCAAGACAATGTTCATATTACCGTGGCATCAAGCATCACTGGCGAGTTGAAAATTGATCAAAGCATAGCGCATAACGGTGTGTGCTTGACGGTAGTTGCGATTAAAGACAACACCTATACCGTAACTGCCATTGTCGAAACCATCAATAAAACCAATTTATCGCACTGGAAAGTGGGCGATACTGTCAATTTAGAACGCGCCATGAAACTGGGAGATCGTTTGGACGGCCACATTGTTCAGGGTCATGTGGATCAAACGGGGACTTGTATTGCTATTGAAGAAGCAGGCGGAAGTTGGCACTACACCTTTGAATACGACTCCAACCTCAACAATATTACTATCGAGAAAGGTTCTATTACCGTAAATGGTGTTAGTTTGACCGTAGTCAATTCGAAACAAAATCAATTTAGCGTGGCGATTATTCCGTACACCTACGAACACACTAATTTCAATGCCTTTCAAATTGGCACTATTGTCAATTTAGAATTTGATGTGATTGGTAAATATGTGAGTCGATTGTATGGGAATCGATAG
- the accB gene encoding acetyl-CoA carboxylase biotin carboxyl carrier protein: protein MDLKEIQNLIKFVANSGVAEVKLEMDDVKVTIKTTLEGTATETTYVQQIPAQPIVQQAVAPQIAAPVPATPATPAAPAAEESKYITIKSPIIGTFYRKPSPDKPVFVEVGSSVGKGDVLCVIEAMKLFNEIESEVSGKIVKILVDDMSPVEFDQPLFLVDPS from the coding sequence ATGGATTTAAAAGAAATTCAAAACCTAATCAAATTTGTTGCAAACTCAGGAGTTGCAGAAGTTAAATTAGAGATGGATGATGTGAAAGTAACCATCAAAACAACTCTAGAAGGAACTGCCACAGAAACCACTTATGTTCAGCAAATTCCAGCACAGCCAATAGTACAACAGGCAGTAGCCCCTCAAATAGCAGCTCCAGTACCAGCCACACCGGCTACGCCAGCCGCACCAGCTGCAGAAGAGTCTAAATACATTACTATTAAATCGCCAATTATTGGAACTTTCTATAGAAAACCATCACCAGACAAACCCGTTTTTGTTGAGGTAGGAAGTAGTGTTGGAAAAGGAGATGTTTTGTGTGTCATTGAAGCAATGAAATTATTCAACGAAATCGAATCAGAAGTTTCAGGTAAAATTGTTAAAATTTTAGTGGATGATATGTCTCCAGTAGAATTTGACCAACCATTATTCTTAGTAGATCCATCATAA
- a CDS encoding Ig-like domain-containing protein: MGKTLLKYSAALLLVILASCAKRGNITGGAKDTIAPVLNASFPKNFSTEFKGNTIKLTFDEFIKLKDLKKQLIISPPLKNDPLISPQTPTKTITIKINDTLQNNTTYSFNFGQSIADNNEGNPYNQFKYVFSTGKHIDSLAISGKVKDAYFKDVESFVSVMLYDVNKNFNDSIVYKQMPRYITNTLDSLKTFRLENLQAGKYLLVAMKDYNSNNKFDPKKDKIGFYKQFISVPNDTVYELELFKENLPFKAFKPTQASGNRLLLGYEGNIKLKENRPKIVLKNKEQLIPSILTQLPKKDSLQVWYKPIKTDSLSIEVTQNDYKKSFTFKVKDQKKDTLNIKIAQQGTLSAKNRFTLESATPLVKFDSTKMSLVDQDVKQVPFTTEYDEFEQLLYLNFQKEADKEYLFKLAAGSVTDLFEKSNTNLEFKINANALENFGNLIVNLQNVKRFPVIVELTNSKGDAIATTYTDKNTSLNFNLLDPAKYTLRAIYDDNKNTIYDPGNFLAKQYAEEVIYFSKEIDVRANWDVVQAFDLSIPYTPEPKKKKVKKKVENKRK, translated from the coding sequence ATGGGGAAGACCTTATTAAAATACAGTGCTGCTTTATTGCTGGTTATTTTGGCTAGTTGCGCCAAAAGAGGCAACATTACAGGCGGAGCAAAAGACACCATTGCACCAGTCTTAAACGCAAGTTTTCCGAAAAACTTTAGCACTGAATTTAAAGGCAATACTATCAAATTAACTTTTGACGAGTTCATCAAGCTAAAAGATTTAAAAAAACAACTGATTATTTCTCCTCCACTTAAAAACGACCCTTTAATTAGTCCGCAAACTCCAACAAAAACAATCACTATTAAAATTAACGATACACTGCAAAACAATACAACATACAGTTTTAATTTTGGACAAAGTATTGCAGACAACAATGAGGGCAATCCCTACAATCAATTCAAATACGTTTTTTCTACAGGAAAACATATTGACTCATTAGCTATTAGTGGCAAAGTAAAAGATGCTTATTTCAAAGATGTAGAATCATTTGTCTCAGTAATGTTATACGACGTCAACAAAAACTTTAACGACTCTATTGTGTACAAGCAAATGCCTCGCTATATTACCAATACGTTAGATAGTTTGAAAACATTTCGCCTAGAAAATCTGCAAGCCGGAAAGTATCTTTTAGTAGCGATGAAAGATTACAATTCCAACAATAAGTTTGATCCTAAAAAAGATAAAATTGGCTTTTACAAACAATTCATTTCTGTTCCTAATGACACCGTGTATGAATTGGAATTATTCAAAGAAAATCTGCCTTTCAAAGCATTTAAACCCACTCAAGCTTCTGGAAACCGATTGCTTTTAGGCTACGAAGGAAATATCAAACTAAAAGAAAACAGACCTAAAATTGTATTAAAAAATAAAGAACAACTTATCCCTTCCATCCTGACTCAATTGCCTAAAAAAGATTCGCTACAGGTTTGGTACAAACCTATTAAAACCGATTCTCTATCTATAGAAGTTACACAAAACGATTACAAAAAGAGTTTCACTTTTAAAGTAAAAGATCAAAAAAAAGACACTTTAAATATCAAAATTGCGCAACAAGGAACACTTAGCGCAAAAAATCGTTTTACTCTAGAAAGTGCTACGCCACTAGTGAAATTCGATAGTACAAAGATGAGCCTAGTAGATCAAGATGTAAAGCAGGTTCCCTTTACTACTGAATACGATGAGTTTGAACAACTCCTATATCTAAATTTTCAAAAAGAAGCCGATAAAGAATACCTGTTCAAATTAGCGGCCGGTTCAGTTACAGATTTGTTTGAGAAGTCAAATACTAATCTTGAATTCAAAATAAATGCTAATGCCTTAGAGAACTTCGGAAACTTAATAGTGAACTTACAAAATGTAAAGCGGTTTCCTGTAATTGTAGAATTAACTAATAGTAAGGGAGATGCTATTGCTACAACTTACACGGACAAAAATACCAGCTTGAATTTTAACTTATTAGATCCTGCTAAATATACGTTGCGCGCAATTTATGATGATAACAAAAACACCATCTATGACCCTGGAAATTTCTTGGCAAAACAATATGCCGAAGAGGTGATTTATTTTTCGAAGGAAATCGATGTGCGTGCTAACTGGGATGTGGTTCAAGCCTTTGATTTAAGTATTCCGTACACTCCTGAGCCAAAAAAGAAAAAGGTAAAAAAGAAAGTAGAAAACAAAAGAAAATAA
- a CDS encoding beta-ketoacyl-ACP synthase III → MSTITAAITAVGAYVPDFVLTNEILETMVDTNDEWITARTGIKERRILKDDSKGTSYLAIMAAKDLMAKANLNPLEIDLVIVATATADMPVAATAAYVATEIGATNAFGYDLQAACSSFLFGMSTAAAYIQSGRYKKVLLIGADKMSSIVDYTDRATCIIFGDGAGAALFEPNYEGLGLLDEYLRSDGIGRDFLKIPAGGSLIPTTIDTVKENKHNIIQDGQTVFKYAVTNMADASEQILKRNNLTNEDVDWLVPHQANKRIIDATANRMNLEEEKVLMNIQRYGNTTSATLPLVLNDFEKQFKKGDTIIFAAFGGGFTWGSIYLKWAYDKK, encoded by the coding sequence ATGAGTACAATTACAGCCGCAATTACCGCTGTTGGAGCCTATGTTCCAGATTTTGTTTTGACAAATGAAATCCTTGAAACTATGGTCGATACAAATGACGAATGGATTACCGCTCGTACAGGAATTAAAGAAAGACGTATTCTGAAAGACGATAGCAAAGGCACATCTTACCTTGCTATTATGGCAGCCAAAGATCTAATGGCTAAGGCCAATTTAAATCCCCTAGAAATTGATTTAGTAATTGTAGCGACTGCTACTGCTGATATGCCTGTTGCAGCTACTGCGGCATACGTGGCAACAGAAATAGGTGCAACTAATGCCTTTGGCTACGATTTACAAGCCGCTTGTTCTAGTTTCTTGTTCGGAATGTCAACTGCTGCAGCCTACATTCAATCAGGAAGATATAAAAAAGTATTGCTTATTGGAGCTGATAAGATGTCATCTATTGTAGATTATACGGATCGCGCTACTTGTATCATTTTTGGAGATGGTGCTGGTGCTGCTTTGTTTGAGCCTAACTATGAAGGTTTAGGACTATTAGATGAATATTTACGTTCAGACGGAATTGGACGTGATTTCTTAAAAATTCCAGCAGGGGGTTCATTAATTCCTACCACAATTGATACCGTAAAAGAAAACAAACATAACATTATTCAAGATGGCCAAACCGTTTTTAAATATGCGGTAACTAATATGGCAGATGCTAGTGAGCAAATTTTGAAAAGAAATAATTTGACTAATGAAGATGTAGATTGGTTGGTGCCACACCAAGCAAACAAACGCATCATTGATGCTACGGCTAACCGAATGAATTTAGAAGAAGAGAAAGTATTGATGAATATTCAAAGATATGGAAATACTACCTCGGCTACGTTACCATTAGTCTTGAACGATTTTGAAAAACAATTCAAAAAAGGAGATACAATAATATTTGCTGCTTTTGGTGGTGGATTTACTTGGGGTTCTATTTACTTGAAATGGGCCTACGATAAAAAATAA
- the mce gene encoding methylmalonyl-CoA epimerase: MRKIEHIGIAVKDLDVSNALFEKLFGAPAYKAEVVESEGVTTSFFMNGPNKIELLAATNPDSPIAKFIEKKGEGIHHIAFDVEDIVSEIARLQQEGFVVLNETPKKGADNKLVAFLHPKSTNGVLIELCQEFH, from the coding sequence ATGAGAAAAATTGAACATATTGGAATAGCAGTAAAAGATTTAGACGTTTCTAACGCGCTTTTTGAGAAATTGTTTGGCGCACCTGCTTACAAAGCCGAAGTAGTGGAAAGTGAAGGAGTAACCACTTCGTTTTTTATGAACGGTCCCAATAAAATTGAATTGTTGGCAGCGACTAATCCGGATAGTCCGATTGCGAAGTTTATCGAAAAAAAAGGCGAAGGGATTCATCATATTGCGTTCGATGTGGAGGATATTGTGTCTGAGATTGCCCGACTTCAACAAGAAGGGTTTGTAGTGCTGAACGAAACACCTAAAAAGGGCGCTGACAACAAACTGGTTGCCTTCTTGCATCCTAAAAGTACTAATGGTGTTTTGATTGAATTGTGCCAAGAGTTTCACTAA
- a CDS encoding fumarate reductase/succinate dehydrogenase flavoprotein subunit: protein MKLDSKIPEGHISQKWTDYKDHLKLVAPNNRPKIDIIVVGTGLAGASAAASLGEMGYNVKAFCFQDSPRRAHSIAAQGGINAAKNYQNDGDSIYRLFYDTIKGGDYRAREANVHRLAEVSGNIIDQCVAQGVPFARDYGGLLDNRSFGGTQVQRTFYAAGQTGQQLLLGAYSALSRQIGLGRVEMFNRHEMLDLVKVDGKARGIIARNLVTGAIERHSAHAVVIASGGYGNVYFLSTNAMGSNVSAGWKVHKQGAAFANPCYVQIHPTCIPVHGTNQSKLTLMSESLRNSGRIWVPKKKEDAEAIRAGKLKPTQIAEEDRDYYLERKYPAFGNLVPRDVASRAAKEVCDEGRGIEANDTNEGVYLDFSTEIQTKGKQAAYAKGNHNPTPEEITALGKQWLEEKYGNLFTMYQKITDENPYETPMKIYPAVHYTMGGVWVDYNLQSTIPGCFVAGEANFSDHGANRLGASALMQGLADGYFVLPYTISNYLADDIRTGKISTDLPEFEEAENRVKESINKFLSNNGSKSVDHFHKRLGLIMWNKVGMGRNEAGLKAAIEEIAALKEEFYRDVYVPGNADELNPELEKALRVADFIDLGQLMAMDALQRKESCGGHFREEYQDAEGETLRDDENFSFVGAWEYKGDDITQSVLHKEELKYEFIKIAARNYK from the coding sequence ATGAAGTTAGATTCTAAAATACCAGAAGGTCACATTTCTCAGAAATGGACTGATTACAAAGACCATTTAAAATTAGTTGCTCCAAACAATAGACCAAAAATTGACATTATTGTTGTTGGGACTGGTTTAGCAGGAGCCTCTGCAGCCGCTTCTCTTGGAGAAATGGGATACAATGTAAAAGCATTTTGTTTCCAAGATTCACCGCGTCGTGCGCACTCTATTGCAGCACAAGGGGGAATCAATGCGGCTAAAAACTATCAGAATGATGGGGATAGTATTTACCGATTATTTTACGATACCATTAAAGGTGGAGATTACAGAGCTCGTGAGGCTAACGTTCACCGTTTAGCTGAAGTTTCTGGAAATATTATTGACCAATGTGTGGCACAAGGAGTTCCTTTTGCAAGAGACTACGGTGGTTTGTTAGACAACCGTTCTTTTGGAGGAACACAAGTACAACGTACTTTTTATGCTGCGGGACAAACAGGACAACAATTATTATTAGGAGCTTATTCGGCTTTGTCAAGACAAATTGGTTTGGGTCGTGTTGAAATGTTCAACCGTCACGAAATGTTAGACTTGGTTAAAGTAGACGGAAAAGCGCGTGGAATTATTGCACGTAACTTAGTAACTGGAGCTATCGAAAGACATTCAGCTCACGCTGTTGTTATTGCTTCAGGAGGATATGGAAACGTGTATTTCCTTTCTACAAATGCTATGGGTAGTAACGTGAGTGCAGGATGGAAAGTACACAAACAAGGAGCTGCTTTTGCTAATCCATGTTATGTACAAATTCACCCAACCTGTATTCCTGTTCATGGAACAAATCAATCAAAATTAACATTGATGTCAGAGTCATTAAGAAACTCTGGACGTATTTGGGTTCCGAAGAAAAAAGAAGATGCAGAAGCGATTCGTGCTGGTAAACTAAAACCAACACAAATTGCCGAAGAAGATAGAGATTATTACCTAGAGCGTAAATATCCTGCATTTGGTAACTTAGTACCTCGTGATGTGGCTTCAAGAGCTGCAAAAGAGGTGTGTGATGAAGGTAGAGGTATTGAAGCTAATGATACCAACGAAGGAGTATATTTGGATTTCTCTACTGAGATTCAAACCAAAGGAAAACAAGCGGCTTACGCCAAAGGGAATCACAACCCAACACCAGAAGAAATTACTGCTTTAGGAAAACAATGGTTAGAAGAAAAGTACGGAAACTTATTTACGATGTACCAAAAAATTACCGATGAGAATCCGTATGAAACCCCAATGAAAATTTATCCAGCGGTACACTATACGATGGGTGGTGTTTGGGTAGATTACAACTTGCAATCGACTATTCCTGGTTGTTTCGTAGCGGGAGAGGCTAACTTCTCTGATCACGGAGCGAATCGTTTAGGAGCTTCGGCTTTAATGCAAGGTTTGGCAGACGGATATTTTGTATTACCATATACTATATCAAACTATTTAGCAGACGATATCCGTACGGGTAAAATTTCAACAGATTTACCAGAATTCGAAGAAGCAGAAAACAGAGTGAAAGAATCTATCAACAAGTTCTTGTCTAATAATGGTTCTAAATCGGTAGATCATTTCCACAAACGATTAGGATTGATTATGTGGAATAAAGTAGGAATGGGTAGAAATGAGGCTGGATTAAAAGCAGCTATCGAAGAAATTGCAGCTTTGAAAGAAGAATTCTATAGAGATGTATATGTGCCAGGAAACGCTGACGAATTGAACCCAGAATTAGAGAAAGCACTTCGTGTGGCTGACTTTATTGACTTGGGGCAGTTAATGGCAATGGATGCATTACAACGTAAAGAATCTTGTGGAGGTCACTTCCGTGAAGAATATCAAGATGCAGAAGGAGAAACACTGCGTGATGATGAAAACTTCTCATTTGTGGGTGCTTGGGAATATAAAGGTGATGACATCACCCAATCAGTGCTTCACAAAGAAGAATTGAAATACGAGTTTATCAAAATTGCAGCTAGAAATTATAAATAA
- a CDS encoding amidohydrolase — protein MKTALIQIPLVWEDPKSNRAYIEQKINTLEVDTDLVVLPEMFTTGFTMQPERIAETMHGETVVWMQALAKAKNCAITGSLVIIEEENYYNRLLFVFPSGAIHYYNKYHLFTLAGEDKSYTKGIQKLIIEYKGWKICPLICYDLRFPVFARNVEQYDLLLYVANWPTIRIQAWDTLLKARAVENMSYTIGVNRVGKDEKDYDYSGHSQVVDFLGNYAIVPQETEGVFYAQLDKEALLQTRTKLGFLNDQDTFEWK, from the coding sequence ATGAAGACAGCTTTAATCCAAATTCCTTTAGTCTGGGAAGACCCAAAATCGAATCGGGCCTATATCGAACAAAAAATCAACACACTCGAAGTCGATACTGATTTGGTTGTACTTCCCGAAATGTTTACAACGGGGTTTACTATGCAGCCGGAACGTATTGCCGAGACCATGCATGGCGAAACGGTTGTATGGATGCAAGCTTTGGCGAAAGCCAAAAATTGTGCTATCACAGGGAGCTTGGTAATCATTGAGGAAGAAAACTATTATAATAGATTGCTATTTGTTTTCCCTTCGGGAGCAATACACTATTACAACAAATACCATTTGTTCACTCTTGCAGGAGAAGATAAAAGCTATACTAAAGGAATTCAGAAATTAATTATTGAATACAAAGGGTGGAAAATATGTCCACTTATTTGCTATGATTTGCGTTTCCCAGTATTTGCCCGAAATGTGGAGCAATACGATCTGCTTTTATATGTTGCGAATTGGCCTACTATTCGAATACAAGCTTGGGATACGTTACTCAAAGCGCGCGCGGTTGAAAATATGAGTTATACCATTGGTGTCAACAGAGTTGGGAAAGACGAAAAAGACTATGATTATTCTGGGCATTCTCAAGTAGTGGATTTTTTAGGTAATTATGCGATTGTACCACAAGAAACAGAAGGTGTTTTTTATGCTCAATTGGATAAAGAAGCCTTGCTACAAACCCGTACAAAATTAGGATTTTTGAATGATCAAGATACTTTTGAATGGAAATAG
- a CDS encoding YceD family protein, whose product MKKTKEYLIPFVGLKLGKHHFEYQIDNAFFDLFDYDEFQNSDIKVNVVLEKKSNMLEISFKHEGIVNVPCDVTGEDFDLPIKSKMKLIVRFGEEFNNDNEELLILPFGEFEVDVAQYIYEMIVLSVPLKRVHPGVKDGTLESEALKKLNELAVKETKKENKKEEDIDPRWDKLKQLLTDK is encoded by the coding sequence ATGAAGAAGACGAAAGAATATTTAATTCCGTTTGTAGGATTAAAGCTAGGAAAACATCATTTTGAATATCAAATAGACAATGCGTTCTTTGATCTCTTTGATTATGACGAATTTCAAAATTCGGATATCAAAGTAAATGTAGTTTTAGAGAAAAAGTCCAATATGCTGGAAATCAGTTTCAAGCATGAAGGAATAGTAAATGTACCCTGTGATGTAACAGGAGAAGATTTTGATTTGCCAATCAAAAGCAAAATGAAATTGATTGTTCGTTTCGGCGAAGAATTCAATAATGATAACGAAGAGTTATTGATTTTGCCTTTTGGCGAATTTGAAGTAGATGTTGCACAGTATATTTATGAAATGATTGTACTTTCAGTACCTCTAAAACGAGTTCATCCAGGAGTTAAAGATGGGACTTTAGAGTCAGAAGCTTTAAAAAAACTGAATGAATTAGCAGTCAAAGAAACCAAAAAAGAGAATAAAAAAGAAGAAGATATTGACCCTCGATGGGACAAATTAAAGCAACTATTAACGGATAAATAA
- a CDS encoding succinate dehydrogenase/fumarate reductase iron-sulfur subunit: MSSAKNINITLKIWRQKDSKAKGQLETYTLNEVSTASSFLEMLDQLNEQLINERKEPIAFDHDCREGICGMCSLFINGRAHGPDSGVTTCQLHMRMFKDGDTIFVEPWRSRAFPVIKDLVVDRSSFDRIQQAGGFVSVNTSGNTIDANATPIAKDDADKAFEAAACIGCGACVATCKNGSAMLFVGAKVSQYALLPQGKVEATNRVLNMVRQMDEEGFGNCTNTGACEIECPKGISLENIARLNREYLVASVK, translated from the coding sequence ATGTCTTCAGCAAAAAATATCAATATAACCCTTAAAATTTGGCGTCAAAAAGACTCTAAAGCAAAAGGACAATTAGAGACTTATACTTTGAATGAAGTTTCTACAGCGAGTTCGTTTTTGGAAATGTTAGACCAATTGAACGAGCAATTAATTAACGAAAGAAAAGAACCTATCGCATTTGATCACGACTGTCGTGAAGGAATTTGCGGAATGTGTTCGTTATTCATTAACGGACGCGCTCACGGACCAGATTCAGGAGTGACTACTTGTCAATTGCACATGCGTATGTTCAAAGATGGCGATACTATCTTTGTAGAACCATGGAGAAGTAGAGCGTTCCCTGTAATCAAAGATTTAGTGGTAGACAGAAGTTCTTTCGATAGAATCCAACAAGCAGGAGGTTTCGTATCTGTAAATACTTCAGGAAATACGATTGATGCTAATGCTACACCAATTGCAAAAGATGATGCTGACAAAGCATTTGAAGCTGCAGCTTGTATTGGTTGTGGTGCGTGTGTAGCTACTTGTAAAAATGGTTCAGCAATGCTTTTCGTTGGAGCAAAAGTATCTCAATATGCATTATTACCACAAGGTAAGGTTGAAGCGACTAACCGTGTATTGAACATGGTTCGTCAAATGGACGAAGAAGGATTTGGTAACTGTACCAATACAGGGGCTTGTGAAATTGAATGTCCAAAAGGAATTTCTTTAGAGAACATCGCTCGTTTGAATAGAGAATATTTAGTAGCAAGCGTGAAGTAA
- the rpmF gene encoding 50S ribosomal protein L32 yields MAHPKRKVSKTRRDKRRTHYKATVAQIATCPVTGEAHLYHRAYWHEGKMYYRGQVVIDKSEAVA; encoded by the coding sequence ATGGCACATCCTAAGAGAAAAGTCTCGAAAACAAGAAGAGATAAGAGAAGAACACATTATAAAGCAACTGTAGCTCAAATCGCTACATGTCCTGTTACAGGGGAAGCACACTTATACCACAGAGCATACTGGCACGAAGGTAAAATGTACTACAGAGGACAGGTGGTTATCGATAAATCAGAAGCTGTTGCTTAA
- a CDS encoding succinate dehydrogenase cytochrome b subunit, with amino-acid sequence MAKSAILKSSLAKKYWMALTGLFLCLFLAGHLAGNLQLIFSDALHFNQYALFMTTNPAVKILSYLTYISILFHAVDGIVLTVQNRKARPIGYAKTDGSSSSFSSRNMAVLGTIILVFIVTHMVNFWAVMHFDKNMPLQTVTIGMQGQEQEYYLTTDGGYLPKAQVDQNMIKIENRTEFFDAAANVKVKEGYKDLHKITVAFFKDPKTGLIATILYVIAMITLAFHLLHGFQSAFQSLGLNNPKYTPAIKKIGAAFAIIVPILFAIIPIYIHFFLK; translated from the coding sequence ATGGCAAAATCTGCAATTTTAAAGTCATCTCTTGCAAAAAAATATTGGATGGCTCTTACAGGTTTATTTTTATGTTTGTTCTTAGCAGGACATTTAGCGGGGAATCTTCAATTAATTTTTAGCGATGCCTTACATTTTAATCAGTATGCGTTGTTTATGACGACTAACCCAGCCGTAAAAATCCTATCGTATCTTACTTACATTTCTATTCTGTTCCATGCGGTAGACGGAATTGTATTAACTGTTCAAAACAGAAAAGCAAGACCAATTGGTTATGCAAAAACAGATGGTTCTTCCAGCTCATTTTCTTCAAGAAATATGGCGGTTTTAGGAACTATCATTCTGGTTTTTATTGTTACCCACATGGTTAATTTTTGGGCTGTAATGCATTTTGACAAAAACATGCCGTTGCAAACAGTAACCATTGGAATGCAAGGTCAAGAGCAAGAGTACTACTTAACTACAGATGGAGGGTACCTTCCAAAAGCTCAAGTAGATCAAAACATGATTAAGATTGAAAACAGAACGGAGTTCTTTGATGCCGCAGCCAATGTTAAAGTTAAAGAAGGATATAAAGATTTACACAAGATTACCGTAGCATTCTTTAAAGATCCTAAAACAGGATTGATTGCTACTATTTTGTATGTAATTGCAATGATTACTTTGGCATTCCACTTATTACACGGATTTCAAAGTGCATTCCAATCCTTAGGATTGAATAATCCAAAATACACTCCAGCAATCAAAAAAATCGGGGCAGCCTTTGCGATTATTGTGCCTATTTTGTTTGCAATTATTCCAATTTACATTCACTTTTTCTTAAAATAA
- the pdxA gene encoding 4-hydroxythreonine-4-phosphate dehydrogenase PdxA, with amino-acid sequence MKKAENIIVGISIGDLNGIGSEVVLKTFEDTRMLELCTPVIFANVKQLSFIKRNLNLEINLQGIDRLDQLVLGKVNVLNVWREGFDLNLGTNDDKVGEYAIKSFVTATQALKEGKVDVLVTAPINKYNIQSDTFKFPGHTDYLAQELEGDALMFMVQDNLRVGLLTDHIPVSEVAKHLTEELIVKKIETIKQSLIQDFSINKPRIAVLGVNPHCGDGGVIGNEDDAILKPTLKKIFEKGTLVFGPFPADGFFGSNQYEKYDAVIATYHDQGLIPFKTLSFGNGVNYTAGLNKIRTSPDHGTAYDIAGKGIADYNSFKEAVYLAIDIFHSRNQYHEISQNPLKIRPKQEFSKKGE; translated from the coding sequence ATGAAAAAAGCAGAAAATATAATTGTTGGAATTTCAATTGGAGATTTAAACGGTATTGGAAGCGAAGTCGTTCTAAAAACATTCGAAGATACGAGAATGTTGGAATTGTGTACGCCTGTTATTTTTGCTAATGTAAAACAGCTTTCTTTCATCAAACGCAACTTAAATTTAGAAATCAATTTACAAGGCATTGACCGTTTAGACCAATTGGTTTTGGGAAAAGTGAATGTCTTGAATGTTTGGAGAGAAGGATTTGATTTGAATTTGGGTACCAATGACGATAAAGTAGGTGAGTACGCTATCAAATCATTTGTAACGGCTACACAAGCGTTGAAAGAAGGAAAGGTAGATGTTTTGGTAACAGCGCCAATCAATAAATACAACATACAATCGGATACGTTTAAATTTCCAGGTCATACGGATTATTTAGCACAAGAATTAGAAGGCGATGCGTTAATGTTCATGGTGCAAGATAATTTGCGTGTAGGATTATTGACCGATCATATTCCGGTGAGTGAGGTGGCTAAGCATTTGACAGAAGAGTTAATTGTGAAAAAAATTGAAACGATAAAACAATCGTTGATTCAGGATTTTAGCATTAACAAACCGCGAATTGCAGTTTTGGGAGTCAATCCACATTGTGGCGATGGTGGGGTTATTGGCAACGAAGATGATGCGATTTTAAAACCTACTTTGAAAAAGATTTTTGAAAAAGGGACTTTGGTTTTTGGGCCTTTTCCAGCTGATGGTTTCTTTGGAAGCAACCAATATGAAAAATATGATGCGGTTATTGCTACTTATCACGATCAAGGTTTGATTCCGTTCAAGACCTTGTCTTTTGGTAACGGGGTGAATTATACCGCAGGCTTGAATAAAATTAGAACGTCTCCAGATCATGGAACGGCTTATGATATTGCCGGAAAAGGAATTGCAGATTACAATTCGTTCAAAGAAGCAGTTTATTTGGCAATTGACATTTTTCATTCGAGAAATCAATACCATGAAATCAGTCAGAATCCTTTGAAAATAAGACCAAAACAAGAGTTTTCAAAAAAAGGAGAATAA